A portion of the Pseudomonas synxantha BG33R genome contains these proteins:
- a CDS encoding phage tail tape measure protein, giving the protein MTSIAELGIKVDSTDATQASSDLDKLAAAGSRAEKAAEGVSKGADKASASLKKQKDELADLLGEINPTVKALGRLDELEAKLARHKGVGLDASTFSEYQGKIQQSREALGRFDDSINRTGNTAKQNAAALRMLPAQFSDIFVSLQGGQAPLTVFLQQGSQIKDSFGGIGAATKALGGYIGGLISPVTIAGAALAGLGLAFYSAQKEASDFNKALFSGAASTSFTSDGLSSIATAASVLTGSFSQAKEAVMALAGSGRLSEKQFVSLANAAAAIGEVTGKSAGEVAASLGGMGDNATKAAQKISSQYGLLTAAQYEAIAALDEQGKKQEALDLLGETLNTNAQKRLERYKQSLSGVEAGWDAIGSAISRAYRNVRSELFPDAKKEIEILERIIKTRQDGGIAGAISSGLSKLNSGLGLADGENDDSTAALQKRLAGLKAIAAASEKAAKDQGDADRAEQARIDAIGKWDARQKSNLTGRAKLESDIKDARQLGMEAGRSEVEIEKEIAGIREKFNKSQPKNGVDLTSFNSAKNNLSDIVNDYKNAQKELDAEQKRGAVSLIDYAKQRSALIKQERDDVTAAYQAEIDALEAAKAKKGTTAAQSIQIDQKIADARQGMVKAQKDADSQLKVLSSNEKGRIEQLTVASQAYVEQLERQRRALSLTGDRNASAVGMGDRESGLQRDLDASRDKFNDERAKLLDRRKTAPDKYSKEDYENDLDSLQDAEVKYRDTVVDNYGKMSEAQGDWRKGATSAYHNYLESARDVAGQTRSLFTNAFSSMEDAVASFVTNGKFSFADFTKSILADMARIATRQAASGLLSGLAGTAIGAWFGGGSAAGAGAGSFGSSIGSALVEGRASGGPVDPNTLYEVNEKGPELFSQGGRSYLMTGAQGGSVTPLMTGGSSIMAAAGGGGGGNTYNFPVSVSVQTAGAGGNATQEDTTQLGKGIQQAAKTEAETAISKGLQPGGSIWRLINGR; this is encoded by the coding sequence ATGACGTCGATTGCCGAGCTTGGGATCAAGGTCGATTCGACCGATGCAACGCAGGCGAGCTCTGACTTAGACAAGCTTGCTGCCGCAGGGTCCAGGGCGGAAAAGGCAGCCGAAGGTGTATCGAAGGGTGCGGACAAAGCCTCCGCGTCTTTGAAAAAACAGAAAGACGAGCTCGCCGATCTTCTTGGAGAAATTAACCCGACAGTAAAAGCTCTTGGCAGACTTGATGAACTGGAAGCGAAGCTCGCGCGGCACAAAGGCGTCGGCCTGGACGCGTCGACTTTCAGCGAATACCAAGGAAAAATTCAGCAGTCCAGAGAAGCTCTGGGCCGGTTTGATGACTCAATAAATCGTACTGGCAATACTGCAAAACAAAATGCCGCAGCTCTCAGGATGCTACCTGCACAGTTTTCGGACATTTTCGTTTCGCTGCAGGGCGGTCAAGCGCCGCTGACTGTTTTTCTCCAGCAAGGCTCGCAAATCAAAGATTCATTTGGCGGGATTGGAGCAGCAACCAAGGCCCTTGGTGGATACATCGGCGGGCTCATAAGCCCTGTCACTATAGCTGGCGCCGCTCTTGCTGGGCTGGGCCTGGCCTTCTACAGCGCTCAGAAAGAGGCCTCTGATTTCAATAAAGCGCTTTTCTCTGGAGCAGCGAGCACAAGCTTCACATCAGATGGACTCTCTTCCATCGCTACCGCTGCATCTGTACTGACAGGAAGCTTTTCGCAAGCAAAAGAGGCGGTAATGGCTCTCGCGGGCAGCGGCCGGCTCAGCGAGAAGCAGTTTGTGAGCCTCGCAAATGCCGCCGCGGCAATAGGTGAAGTTACCGGCAAGAGCGCTGGCGAGGTGGCAGCGTCTCTTGGGGGCATGGGCGATAACGCAACGAAAGCTGCGCAGAAAATCAGCTCTCAATACGGCCTTCTAACCGCCGCACAATACGAAGCTATCGCAGCGCTCGACGAGCAGGGCAAGAAGCAAGAAGCGCTCGACTTGCTTGGAGAAACACTTAACACCAATGCCCAGAAGCGTTTGGAGCGTTACAAGCAGTCGCTGTCTGGCGTAGAGGCCGGATGGGATGCGATCGGCAGCGCAATCAGCAGGGCGTATCGGAATGTCCGGTCCGAGTTGTTCCCGGATGCCAAAAAAGAAATAGAAATCCTTGAACGGATCATTAAGACCCGCCAAGACGGGGGCATTGCAGGTGCCATATCTTCCGGTTTGAGCAAGCTGAACTCTGGTCTAGGGCTGGCAGACGGCGAGAATGACGACTCCACGGCAGCGCTTCAAAAGCGTCTTGCAGGCCTGAAAGCTATCGCAGCGGCGAGCGAGAAAGCGGCGAAGGATCAGGGGGATGCTGATAGGGCAGAGCAAGCAAGGATTGACGCTATCGGGAAGTGGGATGCTCGCCAAAAGAGTAACCTAACAGGCCGAGCGAAGCTTGAAAGCGATATCAAAGACGCCAGACAGCTTGGCATGGAGGCTGGGCGCTCCGAGGTGGAGATCGAGAAAGAGATTGCAGGGATTCGAGAGAAATTCAATAAAAGTCAGCCTAAAAATGGCGTAGACCTCACCTCGTTCAATAGCGCAAAAAACAATCTATCTGACATCGTCAACGACTACAAAAACGCTCAGAAAGAGTTGGACGCGGAGCAGAAGCGCGGCGCTGTATCGCTAATTGACTATGCCAAGCAGCGGTCAGCCCTGATCAAGCAGGAAAGGGATGACGTAACTGCTGCATACCAGGCTGAGATCGATGCGCTGGAGGCGGCCAAGGCCAAAAAGGGTACAACCGCGGCGCAGAGCATCCAGATCGATCAGAAGATCGCCGATGCGCGGCAGGGGATGGTCAAGGCGCAGAAGGATGCAGACAGCCAGCTCAAAGTGCTCTCTTCGAACGAGAAGGGCCGCATTGAGCAGCTAACTGTTGCTTCGCAGGCGTACGTCGAGCAACTGGAGCGGCAACGCAGAGCGTTGTCACTCACGGGCGACCGAAACGCTTCGGCGGTCGGCATGGGTGACCGAGAGTCAGGCCTGCAGCGCGACCTTGATGCATCGCGTGACAAGTTCAACGACGAGCGCGCCAAGCTGCTGGATCGACGCAAGACCGCTCCGGACAAGTACAGTAAGGAGGACTACGAGAACGACCTGGACAGTCTTCAGGATGCCGAGGTTAAGTATCGGGACACTGTAGTCGACAACTACGGAAAGATGTCCGAGGCGCAAGGTGATTGGAGGAAGGGGGCAACCTCTGCCTACCACAACTATCTCGAGTCTGCGCGAGATGTCGCAGGGCAAACTCGCAGCCTGTTCACCAACGCTTTCAGCTCCATGGAAGACGCGGTGGCCAGCTTCGTCACCAACGGCAAGTTTTCGTTCGCTGACTTCACCAAATCGATCCTCGCTGATATGGCGCGGATCGCCACGCGGCAGGCTGCTTCCGGCTTGCTGTCGGGCCTGGCGGGCACTGCCATCGGCGCCTGGTTTGGCGGTGGGTCAGCGGCGGGAGCAGGTGCCGGCAGTTTTGGCTCAAGCATCGGCAGCGCTCTTGTAGAAGGGCGAGCATCTGGCGGCCCGGTTGATCCAAATACCCTGTACGAGGTAAACGAAAAGGGGCCAGAGCTGTTCAGTCAGGGCGGCCGGTCGTACTTGATGACCGGTGCGCAGGGCGGCAGCGTCACGCCGTTAATGACGGGCGGCAGCTCAATCATGGCTGCGGCCGGCGGTGGCGGAGGTGGAAACACCTACAACTTCCCCGTGTCGGTGTCCGTGCAAACGGCAGGCGCTGGCGGCAACGCAACGCAGGAAGACACCACGCAGCTCGGCAAGGGTATCCAGCAGGCCGCCAAGACCGAGGCAGAAACCGCTATTTCCAAAGGGTTGCAACCTGGCGGCTCAATCTGGCGCCTGATCAACGGGAGGTAA
- a CDS encoding phage tail protein: MAIETFTWPTQHGEAPDITYRVRTSQFGDGYKQEVGDGINNKVDAYPITHTGNTATAAAMMAFFDRHQGAKAFLWTTPLGQLGLFTCKNPTPTPMGGGVFKVTATFERAFHP; this comes from the coding sequence ATGGCGATTGAAACGTTCACTTGGCCCACCCAGCACGGAGAGGCGCCCGATATCACCTATCGGGTGCGCACCTCCCAGTTTGGGGATGGCTACAAGCAAGAGGTCGGGGATGGGATCAACAATAAGGTCGATGCCTACCCGATCACCCACACGGGCAATACCGCGACAGCAGCGGCCATGATGGCGTTCTTCGACCGGCATCAGGGTGCGAAGGCCTTCTTGTGGACCACGCCACTTGGCCAACTCGGCCTGTTCACCTGCAAGAACCCAACCCCTACGCCCATGGGCGGGGGCGTATTCAAAGTGACAGCGACGTTCGAGCGCGCTTTCCATCCGTAA
- a CDS encoding phage minor tail protein L, whose amino-acid sequence MSLINAIQTLEPGNEVMLFELDGSDYGADVLRFHGHAIPHTPAELIAAGGNADQLPAKSIWWKGEEYGAWPMQYEGSEANGDGTAVRPKLSVGNVNGRITALCLAFEDLLEFKLTIRNTLAEFLDAVNFEGGNPAADPTQESIEVWYVDQKTNEDGETVSWDLASPGDVGGETIGRQMTTLCHWCLTGGYRGPNCGYTGPYVTKDGVVTDNPELDMCDATLGKGCIPRFGEGNAYPFGGYPAVSLIARS is encoded by the coding sequence ATGTCGCTGATCAATGCTATCCAGACCCTTGAGCCTGGCAACGAAGTCATGCTGTTCGAACTGGACGGCAGCGATTACGGCGCCGATGTTCTGCGCTTCCACGGCCATGCGATCCCGCATACACCTGCCGAACTGATCGCCGCCGGCGGCAACGCTGACCAGTTGCCGGCCAAGTCGATTTGGTGGAAGGGCGAAGAGTACGGTGCCTGGCCCATGCAGTACGAGGGCAGCGAGGCGAATGGCGACGGCACCGCGGTACGGCCCAAGCTTTCGGTCGGCAACGTGAACGGGCGAATCACCGCGCTTTGCTTGGCCTTCGAGGATCTGCTCGAGTTCAAGCTGACCATTCGCAATACGCTGGCCGAGTTTCTCGATGCCGTGAACTTCGAAGGCGGCAACCCCGCGGCCGATCCCACTCAGGAATCGATCGAGGTCTGGTATGTCGACCAGAAAACCAACGAGGACGGCGAGACAGTCAGCTGGGACCTGGCCAGTCCGGGCGATGTCGGCGGCGAGACGATCGGCAGGCAGATGACCACTCTGTGCCACTGGTGCCTGACGGGGGGTTACAGAGGCCCCAATTGCGGATACACGGGACCTTACGTCACGAAGGATGGCGTGGTCACCGACAACCCTGAACTGGATATGTGCGACGCCACCCTGGGCAAGGGATGTATCCCCCGCTTCGGCGAGGGCAACGCCTACCCATTCGGGGGCTACCCCGCCGTCTCCCTTATAGCCCGGAGCTGA
- a CDS encoding C40 family peptidase, with protein sequence MRKHIIAAIQAHAAAEYPKECCGLVLAVGRAQKYFQCRNIATEPNEEFRLDPEDYAAAEVQGEVIGIVHSHPDATSRPSSRDLAMCEATALPWHILSWPEGDLRTITPTGSTPLLKRPFVHGAWDCWQVCADWYQREWGLEFEAFQRTEGWWESADSTSLYEANYAAAGFEQVDTPQRGDMIVMEVGRTAHPNHAGIYLGTEPALPGEDSGVFGPGPFVLHHLYGRPSEVIVYGGPWLQRTRLILRHKEAR encoded by the coding sequence ATGCGCAAACACATCATTGCGGCCATCCAGGCGCATGCGGCGGCCGAGTACCCGAAAGAGTGCTGCGGCCTGGTGCTGGCCGTAGGCCGAGCGCAGAAGTACTTCCAGTGCCGGAACATCGCAACAGAGCCAAACGAAGAGTTCAGGCTTGATCCAGAGGACTACGCTGCGGCGGAAGTCCAGGGCGAGGTGATCGGCATCGTTCACTCCCACCCAGACGCCACCAGCCGGCCGTCATCGCGCGACCTGGCCATGTGCGAGGCTACGGCCTTGCCCTGGCACATCCTGTCATGGCCTGAAGGCGACCTTCGCACCATCACGCCCACCGGCAGCACGCCGCTGCTCAAGCGACCGTTCGTGCATGGCGCTTGGGACTGTTGGCAGGTCTGCGCTGACTGGTACCAGCGTGAATGGGGACTGGAATTCGAAGCCTTCCAGCGCACCGAGGGATGGTGGGAGAGTGCAGACAGCACCAGCCTGTACGAGGCGAACTACGCCGCCGCCGGCTTCGAGCAAGTCGACACGCCGCAGCGCGGTGACATGATCGTAATGGAGGTAGGTCGCACGGCTCACCCGAACCACGCTGGGATATATCTGGGCACCGAACCGGCTCTGCCTGGTGAGGACTCCGGCGTGTTCGGCCCTGGGCCCTTCGTCCTGCACCACCTCTATGGCCGGCCATCAGAGGTGATCGTCTACGGCGGCCCTTGGCTTCAGCGAACCCGCTTAATTCTTCGACACAAGGAGGCCCGATGA
- a CDS encoding tail assembly protein gives MSAIVYSPMTTIKLSGSLAQKFGRLHRRQVGSGDTWEVFRALKATIDGFEAEIRRLDRLGLRFAIFRNRKNAGLDQFGMGGTKEVRIVPVVEGAKRAGLLQTVLGVILIAMSTITNGATLAPGIALTAGGVIQMLSPQAAGLKQSASPENMPSYAFGSAKNTTASGNPVPICIGERRWGGAIISASIYAEDKT, from the coding sequence ATGAGCGCCATCGTTTATTCGCCGATGACCACCATTAAGCTGTCCGGCTCGCTGGCTCAAAAATTCGGCAGGCTGCACCGGCGCCAGGTCGGGTCTGGCGACACTTGGGAGGTATTCCGGGCGCTGAAGGCCACGATTGACGGATTCGAGGCCGAGATTCGCCGCCTCGACCGCCTGGGCCTTCGCTTCGCCATCTTCCGCAATCGAAAGAACGCTGGCCTGGACCAGTTCGGCATGGGTGGTACTAAGGAAGTTAGGATTGTTCCAGTAGTTGAGGGCGCGAAGCGAGCAGGACTGCTACAGACGGTTCTCGGCGTCATCCTGATTGCCATGAGCACCATAACCAACGGCGCGACCCTGGCGCCGGGTATCGCGCTCACTGCCGGCGGCGTGATCCAGATGCTCAGCCCACAGGCTGCAGGCCTCAAGCAGAGTGCTTCGCCTGAAAACATGCCCAGCTACGCATTTGGCAGCGCCAAGAACACCACGGCCAGCGGCAACCCTGTCCCGATCTGCATCGGTGAGCGGCGGTGGGGCGGGGCAATCATCTCGGCATCGATCTACGCCGAAGACAAGACATAA